GCCCTACCCTGAGAAGCAGCCGCCCTCGGACAGACATCTAATCTGAGCGAGAGAAAAGAATTTTCCTGTGCCCTCTGGATCCCAGCGCCTGCACGTTTTAAGCGCTCAATAAACAGCTCTTGAAGTTAGAATCATGTCTGCTTTATTTGTGAGGCTGTTACCTCTGAACGGATTCAGGTTGCAGTGCAGGGCTGATTACCGGCGACATATAGTAGGAGCCAAAGGGCTCCATCGCTATAGAGGTAGAGGTAGAGGGtagagattcaaacccagattcacctgggtttgaatctcagctgcTCTATTTTCTGGCTGCAACCTTGGGTAAAGTGCTTACCCTCCctgtgtgtgcctcagtttcctcatagcgTCGTGTTAGGACTTCACAATTAAGTTAGACTACTTAAAATGCCTAGCACATGACTTGGAAAGAGTAGGCACCCAGTGAATGtcagctctttctttctttcttccttcctcccttcctccctccctccctccctttctttctttcagcatgcgggatcttagttccctgaccagggatcgaacccccgccccctgcagtagaagcgcggggtcttaaccactggaccgccagggaaatccagAACGTCAGTTCTTGTGATTGCTGCAGTTTAAAGACTGGCTCAATGTCTCtggaggaaatatttttaactctGCTGGGTGGGTGCCCGAGGCTCAAACTCCTTATGCAACTATCTTGGTCTGTAAGCAAGTGTGAACGTGCTGGCATATGCTCATGACAGTGCCTGAGTGTACTTCTGACTGTGACCATGGCTCATGTGACTGTGCCTGTACTTGAGAAAGCTGTAGCCAGGTCCAGATTGCATTAGGTACTCAATGTGTGCATGTGCCAATCACCACATGCCCCACTGCTCACACCATGTTCCCGTCCACCCACGGTAGCAGCGACATTTGAACTCCACAGCCATCCGCAACCGATCCTTGAGTGAGAGGGCACCTCGGAGGGTCAGGGGCCCACCACCAGGCGTGGACTCGATGGAGAAACTGGTGGGGCTGAGGATGAGGCGGGCTTCAGGGTGACTGGGGCGCCGGGCACAACGGCCATGGCCAGAGCACAGGACTTGACTGCACAGAAGAGCCCCGCTGGTCACATTCAGGATGAAGGGCCCCAGTGTCATGTCAACATACTCCTTGATGGCCTGGCAGGATTCCTAGGTGGGAGGGGGAGCGTCAGGACACCACGGCCATGCACGGGTCCACCTAGGGCATTGAGGCACTCACCTGCTGGTCAGCCAGGACTGCAGGGGTAAAGGGTGGGCCAGGGTCTCCCCAGTCAGTCTGGCagccccactcctgcccccaccctcacccccatcctGGGCTTGAGCTCACCTTGGTTCTTGTGTTCTCCCAGCTCACCCAGAGCACCACTCCTGCTGCCCCCTGGGCTGCACTCTCCCCCAGGCTGTGCTCCAGCTCCTCCTGGGGAAAGGACAGCATAGCTCTGTGGGGCCTCCCTCTGTCCCCACAGCAGACTGCTGTAACACTATTGCATGGGACAAATAATTCATAGCCTGCTCTAGCTCTGGCGGCCAGAGGCAAGCCTGCCCTCACTCTAGCCTGTGAGTGCCATGCAGGCAGGGATGATTTCTTTCTGAAGAATGCTGAATTGTCTGTGCCTAGCACAgaacttggcacacagtaggtgctcaaagaaTGTGGGAGGGAATGGATGAAAGTGCCCCAAGGCTAAAGTGCCCCAGGGCTGTGTGGCCTCACTTACTGGACTAATGCCTGACAAGGTAGGTTACAAGGTGGGCGGGGTCACAGGAGACTCACCAGGGGCAGAAAGCGGTTAGTCATGTCGTAGAAGATCTGGACGTAGGGCAGCACTGGCAGATCAGGGTACCCTGCACCCACGGCCAAACGGAATGCCTCACCCACACGGTGCTGCACAAACATCTGTGCCTTCTTCGTGCCCTCCAGTGCTGCGGGCAGGTAGATGCTGGGGTAGAGGGCACGGCTCTGGCCCCACAGCCACTCCAGCTGGTCATTCTGGGCACGGATGCCTGGTGGGCACTGGCCGGTGTAGTTGGGATTTTTAAAGTCATAGTTATAGCAGTCAGGGAAGCCATAGAAGCCCCAGAGGCCACGAGGCCGCAGTGCTTGTCCCAGCCTGAGGGTGCCTGCCATCCAGGCCTGGGCAGCCCCCTCGAACTGGTCCTGAGCTGCTGCCTCCACCCAAGGAGCTGGCCAGTCAGGGTGCTGCCCCTGTACCAGTGCCCGTGAACGCTGCCGGTAAATGTCCTTGGTGTCCCAGTTGAAGGCCCAGCGTGGGCGCCATGCCTCCCAGTCAATAACTGCCAGCCCTGAGAAGTTGGATGCAGGCATGGCAGCCAGGATGTCCTGGAATGTGCGGACCA
This genomic interval from Balaenoptera ricei isolate mBalRic1 chromosome 11, mBalRic1.hap2, whole genome shotgun sequence contains the following:
- the HYAL1 gene encoding hyaluronidase-1 isoform X1; translated protein: MRPFSPEVSLDLPCAMAAHLLPICTLFLNLLGMAKGSRDPVVPNRPFATIWNANTQWCLERHGVDVDISVFDVAANPGQTFRGPDMTIFYSSQLGTYPYYTSAGEPVFGGLPQNASLAVHLVRTFQDILAAMPASNFSGLAVIDWEAWRPRWAFNWDTKDIYRQRSRALVQGQHPDWPAPWVEAAAQDQFEGAAQAWMAGTLRLGQALRPRGLWGFYGFPDCYNYDFKNPNYTGQCPPGIRAQNDQLEWLWGQSRALYPSIYLPAALEGTKKAQMFVQHRVGEAFRLAVGAGYPDLPVLPYVQIFYDMTNRFLPLEELEHSLGESAAQGAAGVVLWVSWENTRTKESCQAIKEYVDMTLGPFILNVTSGALLCSQVLCSGHGRCARRPSHPEARLILSPTSFSIESTPGGGPLTLRGALSLKDRLRMAVEFKCRCYRGWTGTWCEQWGMW
- the HYAL1 gene encoding hyaluronidase-1 isoform X2; the encoded protein is MAAHLLPICTLFLNLLGMAKGSRDPVVPNRPFATIWNANTQWCLERHGVDVDISVFDVAANPGQTFRGPDMTIFYSSQLGTYPYYTSAGEPVFGGLPQNASLAVHLVRTFQDILAAMPASNFSGLAVIDWEAWRPRWAFNWDTKDIYRQRSRALVQGQHPDWPAPWVEAAAQDQFEGAAQAWMAGTLRLGQALRPRGLWGFYGFPDCYNYDFKNPNYTGQCPPGIRAQNDQLEWLWGQSRALYPSIYLPAALEGTKKAQMFVQHRVGEAFRLAVGAGYPDLPVLPYVQIFYDMTNRFLPLEELEHSLGESAAQGAAGVVLWVSWENTRTKESCQAIKEYVDMTLGPFILNVTSGALLCSQVLCSGHGRCARRPSHPEARLILSPTSFSIESTPGGGPLTLRGALSLKDRLRMAVEFKCRCYRGWTGTWCEQWGMW